A single region of the Lacerta agilis isolate rLacAgi1 chromosome 9, rLacAgi1.pri, whole genome shotgun sequence genome encodes:
- the GAB1 gene encoding GRB2-associated-binding protein 1 isoform X2, translated as MSGGEVVCSGWLRKSPPEKKLKRYAWKRRWFVLRSGRLTGDPDVLEYYKNDHAKKPIRIIDLNLCQQVDAGLTFNKKEFENSYIFDINTIDRVFYLVADSEEEMNKWVQCICEICGFNATEEDAVKLPGSSLQAPAELPSAVNTSLPSVQAEPSLPPPYQLINIPPSESASSQEDPQDYLLLINCQSKKPEPTRSQSDSAKTASSETDCNDNVPSHKTSVQSLNKHAVNGFFQQQSVYDSPPPRAASVSVDGSLYNLPRSYSHDVLPKPSPSGTDADGEQHVFSVPSAASSLDAQLKAFSISYDIPPTPGSTYQIPRTFPEGTLAQSSKLETIPDVPPPRPPKPHHPSDRSPVEVCSISRTSSDTDSSYCIPTGGMPPSRSNTISTMDLNIFRKDMGSQDCYFIPRTFPNDRSSSLEGFHNHFKNKSLLTVGSVSSEELDENYVPMNPNSPPRQHSSSFTEPFQEMTNYVPMTPGTFDFSLFGMQVPPPAHMGFRSSPKTPPRRPVPVAECEPPPVDRNLKPDRKVKPAPLEIKPLPEWEELPAPVRSPITRSFTRDSSRFPLSPRPDSVHSTTSSSDSHDSEENYVPMNPNQSSDDPVLFGSSSLDGGSSPMVKPKDKQVEYLDLDLDSGKSTPPRKKKSSGSGSSVADERVDYVVVDQQKTLALKSTREAWTDGRQSTESETPIKNVK; from the exons GCATGGAAGAGGAGATGGTTTGTGCTCCGCAGTGGTCGACTGACAGGGGATCCAGATGTGTTGGAATACTACAAAAATGACCATGCCAAGAAACCAATTCGTATCATTGACTTGAACTTGTGTCAACAAGTGGATGCTGGATTGACATTTAACAAAAAAGAATTTGAAAACAGCTATATTTTTGACATCAACACAATAGACAGAGTCTTCTACTTGGTTGCCGACAGTGAAGAGGAGATGAATAAGTGGGTTCAATGTATTTGTGAAATCTGTGGGTTCAACGCTACTGAAGAAG ATGCTGTGAAGCTACCTGGCAGTTCTCTGCAGGCACCTGCCGAATTGCCCTCGGCTGTCAACACTTCCCTGCCGTCTGTGCAAGCAGAACCATCCCTACCTCCTCCATACCAGCTAATTAACATCCCACCATCAGAGTCTGCCTCAAGTCAAGAAGATCCACAAGACTACCTGTTACTAATTAACTGTCAGAGCAAGAAGCCTGAACCCACAAG GTCACAGTCTGACTCAGCAAAAACTGCCTCTTCAGAAACAGACTGCAATGATAATGTGCCTTCCCATAAAACATCTGTACAGTCGCTGAACAAGCATGCAGTGAATGGGTTTTTTCAGCAGCAAAGTGTCTATGACTCTCCCCCGCCGAGAGCTGCCTCCGTATCTGTGGATGGCAGCCTTTATAATTTGCCAAGGAGTTACTCGCATGATGTTTTACCGAAGCCATCTCCTTCTGGGACTGATGCAGATGGAGAGCAACATGTTTTCAGTGTTCCATCTGCAGCATCTTCTCTTGATGCACAACTGAAGGCTTTCTCCATTAGTTATGACATTCCCCCAACACCTGGAAGTACGTACCAGATTCCACGAACTTTCCCGGAAGGAACATTGGCTCAGAGTTCGAAGCTAGAGACTATTCCAGATGTCCCTCCACCTCGGCCACCAAAACCTCACCATCCTTCAGACCGCTCACCTGTGGAGGTGTGCAGTATCTCCCGCACTTCCTCAGACACCGATAGCAGCTACTGCATCCCTACTGGCGGAATGCCCCCATCGCGCAGCAACACAATTTCCACCATGGATTTGAATATATTTCGTAAAG ATATGGGTTCTCAAGATTGCTATTTTATTCCACGGACATTTCCGAATGACAGATCAAGCTCATTGGAAGGTTTTCATAACCACTTT aaaaACAAAAGCCTATTGACTGTGGGAAGCGTTTCAAGCGAAGAATTGGATGAAAATTATGTCCCCATGAACCCAAACTCTCCACCGCGGCAGCATTCTAGCAGTTTTACTGAACCTTTCCAGGAAATGACGAACTATGTGCCGATGACTCCTGGCACTTTTGACTTTTCCCTGTTTGGAATGCAAGTCCCCCCGCCAGCACACATGGGGTTTAGGTCGAGTCCCAAGACCCCTCCCAGGCGGCCTGTCCCTGTTGCTGAATGTGAACCACCACCAGTGGATAGGAACCTCAAGCCAGACAGGAAAG TAAAACCAGCACCACTAGAAATAAAACCTCTCCCTGAATGGGAAGAATTGCCAGCTCCAGTTAGATCTCCAATCACCAGAAGTTTTACACGAGA TTCCTCCAGGTTTCCTTTGTCTCCCCGACCAGATTCAGTCCATAGCACAACTTCCAGCAGTGATTCACATGACAGTGAAGAGAATTATGTACCCATGAATCCAAATCAGTCCAGTGATGATCCA GTTCTGTTTGGGAGCAGCAGTCTCGATGGGGGAAGCAGTCCTATGGTAAAACCTAAAGATAAGCAAGTGGAATATTTAGATCTGGATTTAGATTCTGGAAAATCTACCCCACCTCGCAAG AAAAAGAGCAGCGGTTCAGGCAGCAGTGTGGCAGATGAAAGAGTGGATTATGTTGTAGTTGACCAGCAGAAAACACTAGCGCTGAAGAGTACACGGGAAGCTTGGACAGACGGGAGGCAATCCACAGAATCTGAAACGccaattaaaaatgtaaaatga
- the GAB1 gene encoding GRB2-associated-binding protein 1 isoform X1, with translation MSGGEVVCSGWLRKSPPEKKLKRYAWKRRWFVLRSGRLTGDPDVLEYYKNDHAKKPIRIIDLNLCQQVDAGLTFNKKEFENSYIFDINTIDRVFYLVADSEEEMNKWVQCICEICGFNATEEDAVKLPGSSLQAPAELPSAVNTSLPSVQAEPSLPPPYQLINIPPSESASSQEDPQDYLLLINCQSKKPEPTRSQSDSAKTASSETDCNDNVPSHKTSVQSLNKHAVNGFFQQQSVYDSPPPRAASVSVDGSLYNLPRSYSHDVLPKPSPSGTDADGEQHVFSVPSAASSLDAQLKAFSISYDIPPTPGSTYQIPRTFPEGTLAQSSKLETIPDVPPPRPPKPHHPSDRSPVEVCSISRTSSDTDSSYCIPTGGMPPSRSNTISTMDLNIFRKDMGSQDCYFIPRTFPNDRSSSLEGFHNHFKNKSLLTVGSVSSEELDENYVPMNPNSPPRQHSSSFTEPFQEMTNYVPMTPGTFDFSLFGMQVPPPAHMGFRSSPKTPPRRPVPVAECEPPPVDRNLKPDRKGQSPKILRPKPHGLERTDSQTIGEFTTRRKVKPAPLEIKPLPEWEELPAPVRSPITRSFTRDSSRFPLSPRPDSVHSTTSSSDSHDSEENYVPMNPNQSSDDPVLFGSSSLDGGSSPMVKPKDKQVEYLDLDLDSGKSTPPRKKKSSGSGSSVADERVDYVVVDQQKTLALKSTREAWTDGRQSTESETPIKNVK, from the exons GCATGGAAGAGGAGATGGTTTGTGCTCCGCAGTGGTCGACTGACAGGGGATCCAGATGTGTTGGAATACTACAAAAATGACCATGCCAAGAAACCAATTCGTATCATTGACTTGAACTTGTGTCAACAAGTGGATGCTGGATTGACATTTAACAAAAAAGAATTTGAAAACAGCTATATTTTTGACATCAACACAATAGACAGAGTCTTCTACTTGGTTGCCGACAGTGAAGAGGAGATGAATAAGTGGGTTCAATGTATTTGTGAAATCTGTGGGTTCAACGCTACTGAAGAAG ATGCTGTGAAGCTACCTGGCAGTTCTCTGCAGGCACCTGCCGAATTGCCCTCGGCTGTCAACACTTCCCTGCCGTCTGTGCAAGCAGAACCATCCCTACCTCCTCCATACCAGCTAATTAACATCCCACCATCAGAGTCTGCCTCAAGTCAAGAAGATCCACAAGACTACCTGTTACTAATTAACTGTCAGAGCAAGAAGCCTGAACCCACAAG GTCACAGTCTGACTCAGCAAAAACTGCCTCTTCAGAAACAGACTGCAATGATAATGTGCCTTCCCATAAAACATCTGTACAGTCGCTGAACAAGCATGCAGTGAATGGGTTTTTTCAGCAGCAAAGTGTCTATGACTCTCCCCCGCCGAGAGCTGCCTCCGTATCTGTGGATGGCAGCCTTTATAATTTGCCAAGGAGTTACTCGCATGATGTTTTACCGAAGCCATCTCCTTCTGGGACTGATGCAGATGGAGAGCAACATGTTTTCAGTGTTCCATCTGCAGCATCTTCTCTTGATGCACAACTGAAGGCTTTCTCCATTAGTTATGACATTCCCCCAACACCTGGAAGTACGTACCAGATTCCACGAACTTTCCCGGAAGGAACATTGGCTCAGAGTTCGAAGCTAGAGACTATTCCAGATGTCCCTCCACCTCGGCCACCAAAACCTCACCATCCTTCAGACCGCTCACCTGTGGAGGTGTGCAGTATCTCCCGCACTTCCTCAGACACCGATAGCAGCTACTGCATCCCTACTGGCGGAATGCCCCCATCGCGCAGCAACACAATTTCCACCATGGATTTGAATATATTTCGTAAAG ATATGGGTTCTCAAGATTGCTATTTTATTCCACGGACATTTCCGAATGACAGATCAAGCTCATTGGAAGGTTTTCATAACCACTTT aaaaACAAAAGCCTATTGACTGTGGGAAGCGTTTCAAGCGAAGAATTGGATGAAAATTATGTCCCCATGAACCCAAACTCTCCACCGCGGCAGCATTCTAGCAGTTTTACTGAACCTTTCCAGGAAATGACGAACTATGTGCCGATGACTCCTGGCACTTTTGACTTTTCCCTGTTTGGAATGCAAGTCCCCCCGCCAGCACACATGGGGTTTAGGTCGAGTCCCAAGACCCCTCCCAGGCGGCCTGTCCCTGTTGCTGAATGTGAACCACCACCAGTGGATAGGAACCTCAAGCCAGACAGGAAAG GTCAGAGCCCTAAAATTTTAAGACCTAAGCCACATGGTTTAGAGCGAACAGATTCCCAAACCATAGGTGAATTTACTACAAGAAGAAAGG TAAAACCAGCACCACTAGAAATAAAACCTCTCCCTGAATGGGAAGAATTGCCAGCTCCAGTTAGATCTCCAATCACCAGAAGTTTTACACGAGA TTCCTCCAGGTTTCCTTTGTCTCCCCGACCAGATTCAGTCCATAGCACAACTTCCAGCAGTGATTCACATGACAGTGAAGAGAATTATGTACCCATGAATCCAAATCAGTCCAGTGATGATCCA GTTCTGTTTGGGAGCAGCAGTCTCGATGGGGGAAGCAGTCCTATGGTAAAACCTAAAGATAAGCAAGTGGAATATTTAGATCTGGATTTAGATTCTGGAAAATCTACCCCACCTCGCAAG AAAAAGAGCAGCGGTTCAGGCAGCAGTGTGGCAGATGAAAGAGTGGATTATGTTGTAGTTGACCAGCAGAAAACACTAGCGCTGAAGAGTACACGGGAAGCTTGGACAGACGGGAGGCAATCCACAGAATCTGAAACGccaattaaaaatgtaaaatga